A stretch of the Candidatus Zixiibacteriota bacterium genome encodes the following:
- a CDS encoding HAD family hydrolase, whose translation MLFDLGSTLIEYEAVSWDELSRLCALEAREWLVDEGYAVPEEEEFHVSFERAKAPLRQRAWETLTEWTVPEAARALCAQLEIPYSDELAARFFEEFYRPVDRLLYAYDDAVATLERIRAAVPAVGLISNTVFPEDVHLRELRRFGLSRFFDFTIFSSTFGKRKPHPDIFVQAANQAGYGPAECVYIGDRYVEDIEGPHGVGMPAILKMKAGREYPAEMPLARRRIGALAELADHLRF comes from the coding sequence GTGCTCTTTGATCTCGGCTCGACCCTGATCGAGTACGAAGCGGTGTCGTGGGACGAGCTCTCCCGGCTCTGCGCGCTGGAGGCGCGCGAGTGGCTGGTCGACGAGGGGTACGCTGTGCCGGAGGAGGAGGAATTTCACGTTTCGTTCGAGCGCGCCAAGGCGCCCCTGCGGCAACGGGCGTGGGAGACGCTGACCGAATGGACGGTTCCCGAGGCGGCGCGGGCGCTGTGCGCCCAGCTGGAGATTCCCTACAGCGACGAACTGGCCGCCCGGTTTTTCGAGGAGTTCTACCGCCCGGTCGACCGGCTTCTTTACGCGTACGACGACGCGGTGGCCACGCTGGAGAGAATCCGGGCGGCGGTCCCGGCGGTCGGACTCATCTCCAACACCGTGTTTCCGGAAGACGTGCACCTGCGGGAACTCCGGCGGTTCGGGCTGAGCCGCTTCTTCGATTTCACCATCTTCTCCTCCACCTTCGGCAAGCGCAAGCCGCACCCCGACATCTTTGTCCAGGCGGCCAACCAGGCCGGGTACGGGCCGGCGGAATGCGTCTACATCGGCGACCGGTACGTGGAGGACATCGAGGGACCGCACGGGGTGGGGATGCCGGCGATTTTGAAGATGAAAGCGGGACGGGAGTATCCGGCGGAGATGCCGCTGGCCCGCCGTCGGATCGGAGCCCTGGCGGAACTGGCCGACCATCTTCGCTTTTAG
- a CDS encoding M42 family metallopeptidase, with translation MTREDRYRGNEDIVDRTEQLLKEITEANGVSGYEEEVRRLMARELRETADRIEYDRLGSIMGWKKGTADRPRVMVAGHMDEVGFMVREITSEGYIKFLPLGGWWGHVALGQRMRVITRKGPVIGVVGSKPPHMLEAEERKKVLELKDMFIDVGVQEGFNAKEALGIQLGDPIIPDSDFTIMGNPRMYLSKAFDNRMACAVVIDVFRALKGEGHPNTLLGAGSTQEEVGLRGAQTLAHLGDPDAALIVDVGIGQDIPPDGFKKAEKLGGGPGILLFDASMIPNRRLRDLVTDTAEELKIPYHLSYMERGGTDAGRIHMSRTGVPSVVVGPPVRYIHSHNGILNRDDYDNTVRLIAAVVRKLDARTVAGLTEV, from the coding sequence ATGACGCGAGAAGACCGCTATAGAGGAAATGAGGATATCGTGGACAGGACCGAGCAACTCCTGAAAGAGATCACCGAAGCCAACGGCGTGTCGGGGTATGAGGAAGAAGTGCGCCGCCTGATGGCGCGCGAGTTGAGAGAGACTGCGGATCGGATCGAGTATGACCGGCTGGGCTCGATCATGGGTTGGAAGAAGGGAACGGCCGACCGCCCGCGGGTCATGGTGGCCGGGCACATGGATGAAGTCGGGTTCATGGTCAGGGAGATCACATCCGAGGGGTATATCAAGTTTCTCCCCCTGGGCGGCTGGTGGGGTCACGTGGCCCTCGGTCAGCGGATGCGGGTCATCACCCGCAAGGGTCCGGTGATCGGGGTCGTCGGCTCCAAGCCCCCGCACATGCTGGAGGCCGAGGAGCGCAAGAAAGTGCTCGAGCTGAAAGACATGTTCATCGACGTGGGGGTGCAGGAGGGATTCAACGCCAAGGAGGCGCTCGGCATCCAGCTCGGCGACCCGATCATCCCCGATTCCGATTTCACGATCATGGGGAATCCGCGGATGTATCTGTCCAAGGCGTTCGACAACCGCATGGCCTGCGCGGTGGTGATCGACGTTTTCCGCGCGCTCAAGGGCGAGGGGCACCCGAACACGCTCCTCGGCGCCGGTTCGACGCAGGAGGAGGTCGGGCTGCGGGGGGCGCAGACGCTCGCCCACCTGGGCGACCCCGACGCGGCGCTCATTGTCGATGTCGGCATCGGCCAGGACATCCCGCCCGACGGTTTCAAGAAGGCCGAGAAGCTGGGGGGCGGCCCGGGCATCCTGCTGTTCGACGCCTCGATGATTCCGAACCGCCGGCTGCGCGATCTCGTCACCGACACCGCGGAGGAGCTGAAAATTCCGTACCACCTCTCCTACATGGAGCGGGGCGGGACCGACGCCGGGCGCATTCACATGTCGCGGACGGGCGTCCCGTCGGTGGTGGTCGGCCCGCCGGTCCGCTACATCCACAGCCACAACGGCATCCTCAATCGCGACGACTACGACAACACGGTCCGGCTCATCGCGGCGGTGGTGCGCAAACTCGACGCCCGGACGGTGGCCGGTCTCACGGAGGTCTGA
- the cysS gene encoding cysteine--tRNA ligase: MPLRFRNTLNREKEEFRPIEPGKVRMYTCGPTVYGFAHIGNFRTFMFEDLLRRYLKYKGYRVFQVMNLTDVDDKTIRDSQKEGVSLKEFTTRYANAFFEDLDTLGIERAEVYPAATDHIPEMVEIIKELIAKGLAYEVGGNWYFRIERFPAYGRLAHIDRANLKAGARVAVDEYEKDSVSDFALWKAWDEKDGDVYWETELGKGRPGWHIECSAMSMKYLGRHFDIHSGGVDNIFPHHENEIAQSEGATGEPFVNYWLHAEHLIVEGRRMAKSFGNYYLLRDLLARGHSGAQTRYVLISTHYRQQLNFTFQGLEAAKSALERYNDFIANLEDYAGGAASGGAAEAITARMLAGFEEALDDDLNISGALAAVFDFVRDINRLRAEGTLAAEERDRALAAIRRVDTVLNFTYERGTDEAVGPEIMALVEKRTAARAGRDFAAADRIRDELLARGYVLEDTPQGPKVKRKQPGPR; encoded by the coding sequence ATGCCCCTGCGATTCCGCAACACGCTGAACCGCGAGAAGGAGGAGTTCCGGCCGATCGAGCCGGGGAAGGTGCGCATGTACACGTGCGGGCCGACGGTGTATGGGTTCGCCCACATCGGCAATTTCCGCACCTTCATGTTCGAAGACTTGCTCCGCCGGTACCTGAAGTACAAGGGGTACCGGGTCTTCCAGGTGATGAACCTGACCGACGTCGACGACAAGACGATCCGGGACTCGCAGAAGGAAGGCGTATCGCTTAAGGAGTTCACGACCCGCTACGCCAACGCGTTCTTCGAGGACCTCGACACGCTCGGCATCGAGCGGGCGGAGGTCTACCCGGCGGCGACTGACCACATTCCCGAGATGGTGGAGATCATCAAGGAACTCATCGCCAAGGGGCTGGCGTACGAGGTCGGCGGCAACTGGTACTTTCGCATCGAGCGCTTCCCGGCCTACGGCCGGCTGGCGCACATCGACCGGGCCAATCTGAAAGCCGGGGCGCGGGTGGCGGTCGATGAGTACGAGAAAGACTCGGTCTCGGACTTCGCTCTGTGGAAGGCGTGGGACGAGAAGGACGGCGACGTGTACTGGGAGACGGAGCTCGGCAAGGGGCGTCCCGGCTGGCACATCGAGTGTTCGGCGATGTCGATGAAGTACCTCGGGCGCCACTTCGACATCCACAGCGGCGGGGTCGACAACATCTTCCCGCACCACGAGAACGAAATCGCCCAGTCGGAGGGGGCCACCGGCGAGCCCTTCGTCAACTACTGGCTCCACGCCGAACACCTCATAGTCGAGGGGCGGAGAATGGCGAAGTCGTTCGGCAATTACTACCTGCTGCGCGATCTGCTGGCCCGGGGGCACAGCGGCGCCCAGACGCGCTACGTGCTCATCTCGACCCACTACCGCCAGCAGCTCAACTTTACGTTCCAGGGGCTCGAGGCGGCCAAGAGCGCGCTGGAGCGCTACAACGACTTCATCGCCAATCTCGAGGACTACGCCGGGGGCGCGGCCTCCGGCGGCGCGGCCGAGGCGATCACCGCCCGCATGCTGGCCGGGTTTGAGGAGGCGCTGGACGACGACCTGAACATCTCGGGCGCGCTGGCGGCCGTGTTCGATTTCGTCCGCGACATCAACCGGCTGCGGGCCGAGGGAACGCTCGCGGCCGAGGAGCGGGACAGGGCGCTGGCGGCGATCCGGCGGGTCGATACGGTGCTGAATTTCACCTACGAGCGGGGCACGGACGAGGCCGTGGGGCCGGAGATCATGGCTCTGGTTGAAAAGCGGACGGCGGCCCGCGCCGGGCGCGATTTCGCCGCGGCCGACCGCATCCGCGACGAACTGCTCGCCCGCGGCTACGTTCTGGAGGATACGCCGCAGGGGCCCAAAGTGAAGCGGAAGCAGCCGGGACCCCGGTAA
- a CDS encoding ABC transporter ATP-binding protein, whose protein sequence is MNVIDSQDLTKVYSGGLRQRGIVALEAVNISVAEGEIFGLLGPNGAGKTTFLKVVLGITRLTSGNVIVSGHKPTDARSRQRLGYLPENHRFPSHLTGLGLMIATGRLFRMSAAETRSRAANLLHLVGMDRWGDTKLKKYSKGMQQRIGIAQALVSDPDILLLDEPTDGVDPVGKVEIREVLRTIRAEGKSIVLNSHLLSEVESVADRVAILNRGRLVKTATVEELTSRRSQFEIEAAIGNLLFSLPEGMGKIIKLSARGMIVELESEEDINWVIDELRIKKIPIRMIRPMRITLEQSFIETITTPEPPSTEAGI, encoded by the coding sequence ATGAACGTTATCGACAGTCAGGATCTGACCAAGGTCTACAGCGGCGGACTCCGCCAGCGCGGGATTGTGGCCCTCGAGGCGGTGAACATCTCGGTGGCCGAAGGGGAGATCTTCGGCCTCCTCGGTCCGAACGGGGCGGGCAAGACGACGTTTCTCAAGGTCGTCCTGGGGATCACCCGGCTCACCTCGGGCAACGTCATCGTCAGCGGGCACAAGCCCACCGACGCGCGGTCGCGGCAGCGCCTGGGGTACCTGCCCGAGAACCATCGCTTTCCCAGCCACCTGACCGGCCTCGGCCTGATGATCGCGACCGGGCGGCTGTTCAGGATGAGCGCCGCCGAGACCCGGTCGCGCGCCGCCAACCTCCTCCACCTGGTGGGCATGGACCGGTGGGGGGACACCAAGCTCAAGAAGTACTCGAAAGGGATGCAACAGCGCATCGGCATCGCCCAGGCGCTCGTCTCCGACCCGGATATCCTGCTCCTGGACGAGCCGACCGACGGCGTCGACCCGGTCGGCAAGGTCGAGATCCGCGAGGTGCTCCGGACGATCCGGGCCGAGGGCAAATCGATCGTGCTCAATTCCCACCTTCTGTCGGAGGTGGAGTCGGTGGCCGACCGGGTGGCGATCCTCAACCGCGGGCGGCTCGTCAAGACGGCGACCGTCGAGGAACTCACCAGCCGGCGGAGCCAGTTTGAAATCGAGGCCGCGATCGGCAACCTCCTGTTCAGTCTCCCGGAGGGCATGGGCAAGATCATCAAACTCTCGGCCCGCGGGATGATCGTCGAACTGGAAAGCGAAGAGGACATCAACTGGGTGATCGACGAGCTGCGCATCAAGAAAATTCCGATCCGGATGATCCGCCCCATGCGCATCACGCTCGAGCAATCGTTCATCGAGACCATCACGACCCCCGAACCGCCATCCACGGAGGCCGGCATATGA
- a CDS encoding ferritin family protein: MSEPHDKPDILEPFRIARRLETEGRAFFEEAARKAESDLVRQTFQFLAAEEIRHIEKIDKFVRSLEISEGREVPEIEDSNAEAKLAEFNNRLAALRDTISPSASDVEAYRFAIKFENGAEEFYLEKMNEAEDPRIKRFYKWLIDEETMHARLLRSCLNFACDPAEWFRRHR, from the coding sequence ATGAGCGAGCCGCACGACAAACCCGATATCCTCGAACCGTTCCGCATCGCCCGACGGCTCGAGACCGAGGGCCGGGCGTTTTTCGAAGAGGCCGCCCGCAAGGCGGAGAGCGACCTGGTCCGGCAGACCTTCCAGTTTCTCGCCGCCGAGGAAATCCGCCACATCGAGAAAATTGACAAATTCGTCCGGTCGCTGGAAATATCGGAGGGCCGGGAGGTGCCGGAGATCGAGGATTCCAACGCCGAAGCGAAGCTGGCGGAATTCAACAACCGCCTCGCCGCGCTCCGGGACACCATCTCCCCGAGCGCCTCCGACGTCGAGGCCTACCGGTTTGCGATCAAATTCGAAAACGGAGCCGAGGAGTTCTACCTCGAGAAAATGAACGAGGCGGAGGACCCCCGGATCAAGCGCTTCTACAAGTGGCTGATCGACGAGGAGACGATGCACGCCCGGCTGCTGCGGTCCTGCCTGAATTTCGCCTGCGATCCAGCCGAGTGGTTTCGCCGGCACCGGTAG
- a CDS encoding dipeptidase, translating to MTPLDYLTAHEKDRMDQLFEFLRFPSVSAKSAHQPDMQACAQWLADHFTGLGFRAAVHPTGGHPLVYAEYAVDRRLPTVLYYGHYDVQPPEPLNLWQSPPFQPEIRDGMICARGATDDKGQLFAHIKGLEAILRSEGRLPVNVKFLVEGEEEVSSANLPKWLKANKKLLAADIVVVSDSSQFSKTLPAVTYGLRGIVAMELFVLGPKRDLHSGTFGGAVANPANILCQIVGRLHDANGRITVPGFYKDVAPPAKWERAQFKKLPFSEAQYMKMVGIPALHGERGWNTFERTWVRPTLDVNGITAGYQGEGAKTVLPSYASCKITCRLVPAQKPTDILQKVEAYIRKIAPKSVRIELKKSGGAPAVVVPTDGPWLEAAARALKKGFGKAPVFIREGGSIPIVGDFKEILGLDTLLLGFGQNDDNTHSPNEHFRVVDFERGCRTAAVLPHELARAAEAK from the coding sequence ATGACCCCGCTTGATTACCTCACTGCGCACGAGAAAGACCGCATGGACCAGTTGTTCGAGTTTCTCCGCTTCCCTTCGGTCTCGGCCAAATCCGCGCACCAGCCGGACATGCAGGCGTGCGCCCAGTGGCTCGCCGACCACTTCACGGGCCTGGGTTTCCGGGCGGCGGTGCACCCGACCGGCGGGCACCCGCTCGTGTACGCCGAATACGCGGTTGACCGGCGCCTCCCGACCGTCCTCTACTACGGCCACTACGACGTCCAGCCGCCGGAACCGCTCAATCTCTGGCAAAGCCCGCCCTTTCAGCCGGAAATCCGCGACGGCATGATCTGCGCCCGCGGCGCCACCGATGACAAGGGGCAGTTGTTCGCCCACATCAAGGGACTGGAGGCGATCCTCAGGAGCGAGGGGCGGCTGCCGGTAAACGTGAAATTCCTCGTCGAGGGAGAGGAAGAGGTCTCGTCGGCCAATCTGCCCAAGTGGCTGAAGGCGAACAAGAAGCTTTTGGCCGCCGATATCGTCGTCGTCTCCGACTCCAGCCAGTTCAGCAAGACGCTGCCGGCGGTCACCTACGGTCTGCGCGGCATCGTCGCCATGGAGCTGTTCGTTCTCGGCCCCAAGCGCGATCTGCATTCGGGCACGTTCGGCGGCGCGGTCGCCAACCCCGCCAATATTCTCTGCCAGATTGTCGGACGGCTGCACGACGCGAACGGCCGGATCACGGTGCCGGGGTTCTACAAAGACGTCGCCCCGCCCGCCAAGTGGGAACGCGCCCAGTTCAAGAAGCTGCCCTTCAGCGAGGCGCAGTACATGAAGATGGTCGGCATTCCGGCGCTGCACGGCGAGCGGGGGTGGAACACCTTCGAACGCACCTGGGTGCGGCCGACGCTCGATGTGAACGGGATCACGGCCGGGTACCAGGGGGAAGGGGCGAAGACAGTGCTGCCGTCGTACGCCTCCTGCAAGATCACCTGCCGGCTGGTGCCGGCGCAGAAGCCGACGGATATTCTGCAGAAGGTCGAGGCGTACATCAGGAAGATTGCGCCGAAGTCGGTGCGGATCGAGCTGAAGAAATCCGGGGGGGCGCCCGCGGTCGTGGTGCCGACCGACGGCCCGTGGCTGGAGGCGGCCGCGCGCGCGCTCAAAAAGGGTTTCGGCAAGGCCCCGGTGTTTATCCGGGAAGGCGGCTCGATTCCGATCGTGGGCGATTTCAAGGAAATCCTCGGCCTGGACACGCTCCTGCTCGGGTTCGGCCAGAACGATGACAACACCCATTCCCCGAACGAGCATTTCCGGGTTGTGGATTTTGAGCGGGGCTGCCGGACCGCGGCCGTGCTTCCCCACGAACTCGCGCGCGCGGCCGAGGCGAAGTGA
- a CDS encoding SDR family oxidoreductase, translating to MDLGLNGKRALVTGASSGLGLACAAALAAEGAAVTINSRNRERLAAAAEKIAAATGAPATLAVGDVADPDDVRRIVQTAGEVDILVSNCGGPAAGPFLSHSPEAWRHGGDLVLFSAINLTREVIEGMKARGWGRLIYITSVAVRQPLDDLIISNTFRAGLTGFIKTISNTYARFGITANSVCPGYTATDRLWELARGRALQAGTTPEEAMKQMGAGAPVGRVGRPEELGATVAFLASVPAAFITGAAIPVDGGTYKGLL from the coding sequence ATGGATCTCGGCCTCAACGGCAAACGGGCGCTGGTCACCGGGGCCTCCTCGGGACTCGGCCTGGCGTGCGCCGCGGCCCTGGCCGCCGAAGGCGCGGCCGTCACGATCAACAGCCGGAACCGGGAGCGGCTGGCGGCCGCGGCCGAGAAGATCGCGGCCGCGACCGGGGCGCCGGCGACGCTCGCGGTTGGCGACGTCGCCGATCCGGACGACGTCCGGCGGATCGTGCAGACCGCCGGGGAAGTCGACATTTTGGTCTCCAACTGCGGGGGTCCGGCGGCGGGGCCGTTTCTCAGCCACTCGCCGGAGGCCTGGCGGCACGGGGGGGATCTCGTGCTCTTCTCGGCCATCAATCTGACCCGGGAGGTGATCGAGGGGATGAAAGCGCGCGGGTGGGGGCGGCTGATCTACATCACCTCGGTCGCGGTGCGCCAGCCGCTTGACGACCTGATCATCTCCAACACCTTCCGGGCGGGTCTGACCGGTTTCATCAAGACGATCTCCAACACCTATGCCCGCTTCGGCATCACGGCCAACAGCGTGTGCCCCGGCTACACGGCAACCGACCGCCTGTGGGAGCTGGCCCGGGGCCGCGCCCTTCAGGCCGGCACCACGCCCGAGGAGGCGATGAAGCAGATGGGCGCGGGCGCTCCGGTGGGTCGGGTCGGAAGGCCGGAGGAACTGGGGGCGACGGTGGCGTTTTTGGCGAGTGTCCCGGCCGCCTTCATCACTGGAGCTGCGATCCCGGTCGACGGCGGGACGTACAAGGGGCTGCTGTGA
- a CDS encoding EamA family transporter, which produces MGLTTDPAAAAPAGASEDHRGFASLAFALFTHQVLGALTFPAARFGLATIEPFTFAFYRFVLSAVVLLAIVRFRRWRVPIERRDFKKIAGLGCLVVLFNQVTYLVGQSLTTASHGALLFATTPIWIFILAMIHLREPFRWRRAVGVAIAVTGVIIIMSAGGIHLGLNYVAGDAIILFAVVVWAYYTVWGKPLVRRYGAVRVTAYALASGSLLYFPFGLYRAVTFDYGGVVVAAWLSVGYVAIGTSVVAYILWYWLLKHMEASRLAVYHNIQPIVASLVACVFLNEPLGWPFVIGGAVVLGGVILTEV; this is translated from the coding sequence TTGGGACTGACGACCGACCCGGCCGCGGCTGCGCCGGCGGGCGCGAGCGAGGATCACCGCGGGTTTGCCTCGCTGGCCTTCGCGCTGTTTACCCACCAGGTGCTCGGGGCGCTGACGTTTCCGGCGGCGCGCTTCGGCCTGGCCACGATCGAGCCGTTCACCTTCGCCTTCTACCGCTTCGTCCTCTCGGCCGTGGTGCTGTTGGCGATCGTTCGTTTCCGCCGCTGGCGCGTGCCGATCGAACGCCGCGATTTCAAGAAGATCGCCGGGCTGGGCTGTCTGGTGGTTCTGTTCAACCAGGTCACCTATCTGGTCGGGCAGAGCCTGACCACCGCCAGCCACGGCGCGCTGCTTTTTGCCACGACGCCGATCTGGATCTTCATTCTGGCGATGATTCACCTGCGCGAGCCGTTCCGGTGGCGGCGGGCGGTCGGGGTGGCGATCGCGGTCACCGGCGTGATCATCATCATGAGCGCCGGTGGAATCCACCTCGGGCTGAACTACGTGGCGGGGGACGCGATCATCCTCTTCGCGGTCGTGGTCTGGGCCTACTACACGGTATGGGGGAAACCGCTGGTCCGCAGGTACGGGGCAGTGCGGGTCACCGCGTACGCGCTGGCATCCGGTTCGCTCCTGTACTTCCCGTTCGGGCTCTACCGCGCGGTCACGTTCGACTATGGCGGCGTCGTCGTCGCGGCGTGGCTCTCGGTGGGCTACGTGGCGATCGGCACGTCGGTGGTGGCCTACATCCTCTGGTACTGGCTGCTCAAACACATGGAGGCGTCGCGGCTGGCGGTCTACCACAACATCCAGCCGATTGTCGCCTCGCTCGTCGCCTGCGTGTTTCTCAACGAGCCGCTGGGCTGGCCGTTCGTGATCGGCGGGGCGGTGGTGCTCGGCGGCGTGATTCTCACCGAGGTCTAG
- a CDS encoding ferritin family protein → MDILDFAIQMELDGRAYYRNSADQAANLHVRQIFLTLADEEHRHYHVFKKLKGGEDASPADLAPRGKTVMTLKSIFREMIQEGREKLGGDTKREVWKQAREVEIKSEKMYREAAAATSDPVRKDMLTRIADEEQAHIYMIDNMLQFLADPAGFAASQNYKSFMSWEGR, encoded by the coding sequence ATGGATATACTCGATTTCGCCATTCAGATGGAGCTCGACGGCCGTGCGTACTACCGGAACAGTGCCGACCAGGCCGCCAACCTGCATGTCCGGCAGATTTTCCTCACCCTCGCCGACGAGGAGCACCGCCACTACCACGTGTTCAAGAAACTCAAGGGGGGCGAAGACGCGTCGCCGGCCGACCTCGCCCCGCGCGGCAAAACGGTCATGACCCTCAAGAGCATCTTCCGCGAGATGATTCAGGAAGGCCGGGAGAAGCTCGGCGGCGACACCAAACGCGAGGTCTGGAAACAGGCCCGCGAGGTGGAGATCAAGTCGGAGAAGATGTACCGCGAAGCGGCGGCGGCGACTTCCGACCCGGTTCGGAAAGACATGCTCACGCGGATCGCCGATGAGGAGCAGGCCCACATCTACATGATCGACAACATGCTCCAGTTCCTCGCCGATCCGGCCGGGTTCGCCGCCTCGCAGAACTACAAGAGCTTCATGAGCTGGGAAGGCCGGTAG
- a CDS encoding aminopeptidase: MKDKRNEALARLLLDYSVELRKGEVLYLEIKGKDTLELGKHIIRYATEKGAVPFWYYNDESLLRQWIRAAGDDQFKAQAELHLHLMKQADAYIGLRGSDNPFDTADLPQPQMDKMNNLFYKPVHLEERVKRTKWVVLRYPNNAMAQLAETSQETFEDFYYRVCTADYPKMSAAENLLRDLMAATDQVHIKGPGTDLRFSIKGIPPVKCDGKRNIPDGEVYTAPVRDSVNGTLQYNTPSLYQGVLYKNIAFEFRNGKIVKAACEGDQAKLNKILDTDEGARFIGEFSLGVNPFILHPMKDTLFDEKIAGSFHLTPGQCYDEAPNGNQSSIHWDLVCIQRPDYGGGEIWFDGKLIRRDGVFTDPKLEKAFSAENLKNPQEA; the protein is encoded by the coding sequence GTGAAAGACAAACGCAATGAGGCTCTCGCCCGACTCCTGCTGGACTATTCGGTCGAGCTGAGAAAAGGGGAAGTCCTCTACCTCGAGATCAAGGGGAAAGACACCCTCGAGCTGGGCAAACACATCATCCGCTACGCCACCGAGAAGGGCGCCGTTCCGTTCTGGTACTACAACGATGAGTCCCTTCTGCGCCAGTGGATCCGGGCGGCCGGGGATGATCAATTCAAGGCCCAGGCGGAGCTGCACCTCCACCTCATGAAACAGGCCGACGCCTACATCGGCCTGCGCGGATCGGACAATCCCTTCGACACCGCCGATCTCCCCCAGCCCCAGATGGACAAGATGAACAACCTGTTCTACAAACCGGTCCACTTGGAGGAGCGCGTCAAACGGACCAAGTGGGTTGTCCTCCGGTACCCCAACAACGCCATGGCCCAGCTCGCGGAAACCTCCCAGGAGACGTTCGAGGATTTCTACTACCGCGTGTGCACGGCCGACTACCCGAAAATGAGTGCCGCCGAGAACCTGCTGCGCGACCTCATGGCGGCCACCGACCAGGTCCACATCAAGGGGCCGGGAACCGACCTGCGGTTCTCGATCAAGGGGATTCCGCCGGTCAAGTGCGACGGCAAGCGCAACATCCCCGACGGCGAGGTCTACACCGCCCCGGTCCGCGACTCGGTCAACGGCACCCTCCAGTACAACACCCCGTCGCTCTACCAGGGAGTCCTCTACAAGAACATCGCCTTCGAGTTCCGGAACGGGAAGATCGTCAAGGCCGCCTGCGAAGGGGACCAGGCCAAGCTCAACAAGATTCTCGACACCGACGAGGGGGCGCGCTTCATCGGCGAGTTCTCGCTCGGCGTCAACCCGTTCATCCTGCACCCGATGAAGGACACGCTGTTCGACGAGAAGATCGCCGGCTCGTTCCATCTCACCCCCGGCCAGTGCTACGACGAGGCCCCCAACGGCAACCAGTCCTCCATCCACTGGGATCTCGTCTGCATCCAGCGGCCCGATTACGGCGGCGGCGAGATCTGGTTCGACGGCAAATTGATCCGCCGGGACGGCGTCTTCACTGATCCGAAACTGGAGAAAGCGTTCTCGGCCGAAAATCTCAAGAATCCGCAGGAGGCCTAG
- a CDS encoding DUF72 domain-containing protein: MKATARVFIGTAGFSYKDWLGNFYPQFVPPADFLKFYASKFRTVEIDSTFYRIPSAETVAKWARQTPERFVFAAKFPQTVTHEGPPARRVEDARVFIDTMRGLGDKLGPLLLQFPYSFKPAEKNLLADLLAAVPADIRVSVELRNGAWLSEDDLFARLRQQNIALCLIDHPWMPRLTTCTADFVYIRFLGDRKKIEEDFSYVRDDRAQELAWWRELIDRVAGEGKDLYAYFNNHYSGHAPSTAFRLMEMLDGMAPDDTRP, encoded by the coding sequence ATGAAAGCCACCGCGCGGGTGTTTATCGGAACGGCGGGATTCAGCTACAAAGACTGGCTGGGAAATTTCTACCCCCAGTTCGTGCCGCCGGCGGATTTCCTCAAATTCTACGCCTCCAAATTCCGGACCGTCGAGATCGACTCCACTTTCTACCGGATTCCGTCGGCCGAGACGGTCGCCAAGTGGGCGCGCCAGACCCCCGAGAGGTTCGTGTTTGCCGCCAAGTTCCCGCAAACAGTCACCCACGAGGGGCCGCCGGCCAGGCGGGTGGAGGACGCCCGCGTCTTCATCGACACCATGCGCGGCCTCGGCGACAAACTCGGACCGCTCCTGCTGCAGTTTCCGTACTCATTCAAGCCGGCGGAAAAGAATCTGCTGGCCGATCTGCTGGCAGCGGTGCCGGCCGACATCCGGGTGTCGGTGGAGCTGCGCAACGGCGCGTGGCTGTCCGAGGACGATCTCTTCGCCCGGCTGCGGCAGCAGAACATCGCGCTGTGCCTGATCGACCACCCCTGGATGCCCCGCCTGACCACCTGCACGGCTGATTTCGTGTACATCCGGTTCCTCGGCGACCGCAAGAAGATCGAGGAGGATTTCAGCTATGTGCGGGACGACCGCGCCCAGGAGCTCGCCTGGTGGCGCGAACTCATTGACCGGGTGGCGGGGGAGGGCAAGGATCTCTACGCGTACTTCAACAACCACTACTCCGGCCACGCCCCGAGCACGGCGTTCCGGCTGATGGAGATGCTCGACGGGATGGCGCCCGACGACACCCGGCCGTGA